A window of Dickeya zeae NCPPB 2538 contains these coding sequences:
- the motA gene encoding flagellar motor stator protein MotA, with the protein MLVILGYLVTIGSILGGYLIVGGELGALYQPSELLIIGGAAVGAFIVGNNAKAIKATMKALPVLFQGSKYTKAVYMDLMAVLFRLMAKSRQQGMLSLEFDIDNPKESEIFSNYPRILADNYIVEFVTDYLRLMVSGNMNAFEIETLMDEEIETVEHEVEVPATSLNLMGDGLPAFGIVAAVMGVVHSLAFVDRPAAELGMMIAHAMVGTFLGILLAYGFVSPLASLLRQKNSEKLKVLQCIKVTLLSSLNGYAPQIAVEFGRKTLYSTVRPSFTEMEEHIRNVKAPAQQASENDA; encoded by the coding sequence GTGCTGGTTATATTGGGTTATCTTGTCACTATAGGCTCCATACTTGGCGGTTATCTTATCGTTGGTGGCGAGTTGGGGGCGTTGTATCAGCCTTCTGAACTGCTGATTATCGGTGGCGCGGCAGTAGGGGCCTTTATTGTCGGTAACAATGCCAAAGCTATCAAAGCGACGATGAAGGCTTTGCCGGTGCTATTTCAGGGCTCCAAATATACCAAAGCTGTGTATATGGACCTGATGGCAGTTTTATTCCGGTTGATGGCCAAGTCTCGCCAGCAGGGTATGCTTTCTCTGGAATTTGACATCGATAACCCGAAAGAGAGTGAGATATTTTCCAATTATCCCCGCATTCTTGCTGATAACTACATTGTCGAATTCGTTACGGATTATCTGCGTTTGATGGTTAGCGGCAACATGAATGCGTTTGAAATTGAAACGCTGATGGATGAAGAGATCGAAACCGTCGAGCATGAAGTTGAAGTACCGGCTACCAGTTTGAACCTGATGGGGGATGGTTTGCCCGCATTTGGTATCGTAGCTGCAGTTATGGGGGTGGTGCACTCTCTGGCGTTCGTTGATCGTCCTGCGGCGGAGCTGGGTATGATGATTGCTCACGCTATGGTGGGGACGTTCCTGGGTATTTTGCTGGCTTACGGTTTCGTGTCGCCTTTGGCATCACTGTTGCGTCAGAAGAACTCAGAGAAGCTCAAGGTGCTACAATGTATCAAGGTAACCCTGTTATCCAGCCTGAATGGCTATGCGCCACAGATTGCCGTTGAGTTTGGACGTAAAACGCTTTATTCAACCGTGCGCCCTTCATTTACTGAAATGGAAGAGCATATTCGTAATGTGAAGGCTCCGGCACAGCAGGCATCGGAAAATGACGCATGA
- the dsrB gene encoding protein DsrB has product MNVNDVVTVKTDGETRRKGTILAVEPFQEGTMYLIALEDYPEGVWFFNERDNPEGIFVEPHQHADK; this is encoded by the coding sequence GTGAACGTAAATGATGTGGTAACCGTAAAAACAGATGGTGAAACACGCCGAAAAGGAACGATTCTGGCGGTAGAGCCCTTTCAGGAGGGGACGATGTATTTGATCGCTCTGGAAGATTATCCCGAAGGGGTTTGGTTTTTCAATGAACGGGATAATCCAGAAGGCATCTTTGTCGAACCACATCAGCATGCCGATAAATAA
- the flhD gene encoding flagellar transcriptional regulator FlhD — MGTSELLKHIYDINLSYLLLAQRLINDEKASAMFRLGINEEMADALMQLTLPQMVKLAETNQLICHFRFSDHNTIKLLTQESRADDLQQIHTGILLSSHLLQELSSKEESLPKKRA, encoded by the coding sequence ATGGGTACCTCTGAATTGCTAAAACACATTTATGACATCAATTTGTCTTATTTGTTACTGGCTCAGCGATTAATAAACGACGAAAAAGCATCAGCGATGTTCCGGTTGGGTATCAATGAAGAAATGGCTGATGCATTGATGCAATTGACCTTACCGCAAATGGTCAAACTAGCTGAAACCAATCAGCTGATATGCCACTTCCGTTTCAGTGATCACAATACGATTAAGTTATTAACACAAGAATCCCGGGCCGATGATCTGCAACAGATTCATACCGGTATTTTGTTGTCGAGTCATTTATTACAAGAGCTATCTTCAAAAGAAGAGAGCTTGCCTAAGAAAAGGGCATAA
- the cheZ gene encoding protein phosphatase CheZ, producing MNPHPMPINDHASATEIISRIGQLTRMLRDSLKELGLDQAITEAAEAIPDARDRLDYVVQMTAQAAERALSCVEAAQPRQNQLEEESKALKTRWDQWFENPIELSEARELVTDTRSYLESVPDHTAFTNAQLLEIMMAQDFQDLTGQVIKRMMDVVQEIEKQLLMVLLENIPEKPSDARRANEGLLNGPQVDKTAAGIVSNQDQVDDLLDSLGF from the coding sequence ATGAATCCACATCCGATGCCCATTAACGATCATGCGTCTGCTACAGAGATTATTTCTCGTATCGGGCAATTGACACGCATGCTGCGTGACAGCCTGAAAGAGCTTGGTTTAGATCAGGCGATCACCGAAGCGGCCGAAGCGATTCCTGATGCTCGTGATCGTCTTGATTATGTTGTTCAAATGACTGCGCAGGCTGCAGAGCGTGCATTGAGTTGTGTTGAAGCAGCCCAGCCTCGTCAGAACCAACTGGAAGAAGAATCTAAAGCCCTGAAAACCCGTTGGGATCAGTGGTTTGAGAATCCGATTGAACTCTCTGAGGCACGCGAGTTGGTTACTGATACGCGTAGCTACCTTGAGTCCGTTCCGGATCATACTGCGTTTACCAATGCCCAGTTACTGGAAATCATGATGGCACAGGATTTCCAGGACTTAACCGGGCAAGTTATTAAACGCATGATGGATGTTGTTCAGGAAATCGAAAAACAACTGCTGATGGTATTGCTGGAAAACATTCCAGAGAAACCGTCTGATGCACGTCGTGCGAACGAAGGCCTGCTTAACGGGCCTCAGGTTGATAAAACCGCTGCAGGCATTGTTTCCAATCAGGATCAGGTCGATGACCTGTTGGATAGCTTGGGTTTTTGA
- the cheR gene encoding protein-glutamate O-methyltransferase CheR, whose translation MNNTPSPNRSGSTSILSQMVERLPLSDVHFRRISQLIYQRAGIVLADHKREMVYNRLVRRLRLLGINDFGQYLALLESDPNSAEWQAFINALTTNLTAFFREAHHFPILAEHARKRPGGYSIWCTAASTGEEPYSLAMTLAEVYGDRASNCQITASDIDTQVLEKASAGIYRQEDLRSLSPQQMQRFFLRGTGPHSGLVRVRPDLANMIHFQQVNLLAPEWSVPAPFDAIFCRNVMIYFDKETQERILRRFVPLLKPGGLLFAGHSENFSQISREFYLRGQTVYGLAKER comes from the coding sequence ATGAATAATACACCATCGCCAAATCGTTCAGGTTCTACATCTATTTTGAGCCAGATGGTTGAACGGTTGCCGCTGTCTGATGTTCACTTCCGGAGAATCAGTCAGCTCATCTATCAACGTGCTGGTATTGTACTGGCCGACCATAAGCGTGAAATGGTCTATAACCGTTTGGTCAGACGATTGCGTTTGTTGGGAATCAATGATTTTGGTCAGTACCTCGCGCTATTGGAATCAGATCCCAATAGTGCTGAGTGGCAGGCGTTCATCAATGCGTTAACAACTAATTTGACGGCATTTTTTCGCGAGGCACATCATTTTCCTATCCTTGCTGAGCATGCCCGCAAACGACCGGGTGGGTACAGCATCTGGTGTACTGCAGCCTCCACAGGGGAGGAACCGTATTCTCTGGCTATGACGCTGGCGGAAGTTTATGGCGATCGCGCCAGTAACTGCCAGATAACAGCCAGTGATATTGATACACAAGTTTTAGAGAAAGCGTCTGCAGGTATTTATCGACAGGAAGATCTTCGATCGCTTTCTCCACAGCAGATGCAGCGCTTCTTTTTGCGTGGAACCGGGCCGCACAGTGGTCTGGTCAGGGTTCGTCCGGATCTGGCGAACATGATTCATTTTCAGCAAGTGAATTTGTTGGCGCCAGAGTGGTCTGTACCTGCGCCGTTTGATGCGATCTTTTGTCGTAATGTAATGATTTATTTTGATAAAGAGACTCAGGAACGCATTTTACGTCGTTTTGTTCCGCTACTTAAACCAGGCGGATTATTGTTTGCCGGACACTCAGAGAACTTCAGTCAGATCAGTCGGGAATTCTACCTGCGCGGGCAGACTGTTTATGGGCTGGCTAAGGAAAGATAA
- a CDS encoding protein-glutamate methylesterase/protein-glutamine glutaminase, translated as MSKIKVLCVDDSALMRQIMTEIINSHPDMEVVATAPDPLVARDLIKKFNPQVLTLDVEMPRMDGLDFLEKLMRLRPMPVVMVSSLTGKGSEITLRALELGAIDFVTKPQLGIREGMLAYSELIAEKIRMAAKARLPQRSTGVAPSVLLPSMPLLSSEKLIAIGASTGGTEAIRHVLQPLPPTSPALLITQHMPPGFTKSFAERLNKLCQITVKEAEDGERVLPGHAYIAPGARHLELARSGANYQVKLHDGPPVNRHRPSVDVLFHSVAQYAGRNAVGVILTGMGNDGAAGMLELHNAGAYTIAQNEASCVVFGMPREAIALGGVDEVVDLHQVSQRMLAQVSAGQALRI; from the coding sequence ATGAGCAAAATAAAAGTATTATGTGTTGATGATTCTGCCCTGATGCGACAGATCATGACCGAAATCATTAATAGTCATCCCGATATGGAAGTGGTTGCTACTGCACCTGACCCATTGGTGGCACGCGATCTGATCAAGAAATTCAACCCGCAGGTGTTGACGCTTGATGTGGAAATGCCACGTATGGATGGCCTTGATTTTCTTGAGAAGTTAATGCGCCTTCGCCCAATGCCGGTGGTGATGGTGTCTTCGTTGACGGGGAAAGGTTCTGAAATTACTTTGCGGGCGCTTGAACTTGGGGCTATTGATTTTGTTACCAAGCCTCAATTGGGTATTCGCGAGGGGATGTTGGCATACAGTGAGCTGATTGCGGAAAAAATCCGCATGGCTGCCAAAGCACGCCTGCCGCAGCGTAGTACGGGGGTTGCACCTTCGGTATTGCTCCCCAGTATGCCGCTGCTCAGTAGTGAAAAGCTGATCGCAATTGGTGCGTCAACCGGTGGGACTGAGGCAATCAGACATGTTTTACAACCACTGCCGCCAACCAGCCCGGCGTTACTGATTACTCAGCATATGCCGCCAGGATTTACCAAGTCTTTTGCTGAGCGACTGAACAAGCTGTGTCAGATTACAGTAAAAGAAGCTGAAGATGGTGAACGTGTCCTGCCAGGACATGCTTATATCGCACCTGGCGCTCGTCATCTTGAGCTGGCGCGTAGTGGCGCGAACTATCAGGTAAAATTGCATGATGGTCCGCCGGTCAATCGTCATCGTCCTTCTGTTGACGTACTGTTCCACTCTGTTGCACAGTACGCCGGACGAAATGCAGTAGGAGTAATCCTAACCGGCATGGGGAATGATGGTGCCGCAGGAATGCTGGAGCTTCATAATGCGGGAGCCTATACGATCGCGCAGAATGAAGCCAGTTGTGTAGTATTCGGTATGCCTCGAGAGGCTATTGCACTCGGTGGTGTCGATGAGGTGGTGGATTTGCACCAGGTGAGTCAGCGGATGCTGGCACAAGTTTCTGCCGGACAGGCATTACGTATATAG
- the flhC gene encoding flagellar transcriptional regulator FlhC — protein sequence MAEKSIVQEAKDIQLAMELISLGARLQMLESETQLSRGRLIKLYKELRGSPPPKGMLPFSTDWFMTWEQNIHSSMFYNAYLFLLKNSQCSGVEAVIKAYRLYLEQCAPQSDVPLLALTRAWTLVRFVDSGMLQLSSCNCCKGMFITHAHQPKNSFVCSLCQPPSRAVKRRKLSPSVADMIPQLLDEQVKHAV from the coding sequence ATGGCTGAGAAAAGTATTGTTCAGGAAGCTAAGGACATACAGCTGGCGATGGAGCTCATTTCATTGGGCGCACGCCTCCAGATGCTAGAAAGCGAGACCCAGTTAAGCCGTGGCCGCTTGATTAAGCTCTATAAAGAATTGAGAGGTAGCCCCCCGCCTAAAGGGATGCTGCCGTTTTCTACCGACTGGTTCATGACATGGGAACAGAACATCCATTCTTCCATGTTTTATAACGCCTACCTGTTTTTGCTCAAGAATAGTCAATGCAGCGGTGTTGAAGCGGTCATCAAGGCTTATCGCCTTTACCTCGAACAATGTGCCCCTCAAAGCGATGTGCCGTTGCTGGCGTTGACCCGCGCCTGGACACTGGTACGCTTTGTCGATAGCGGCATGTTGCAGCTGTCCTCATGCAATTGCTGCAAGGGCATGTTTATCACCCATGCACACCAGCCTAAAAACAGTTTTGTCTGCAGTTTATGCCAGCCACCTTCCCGAGCAGTAAAAAGACGTAAACTTTCGCCGAGTGTTGCCGATATGATACCTCAACTGCTGGACGAACAGGTTAAGCATGCAGTCTGA
- the cheY gene encoding chemotaxis response regulator CheY: MADKELRFLVVDDFSTMRRIVRNLLKELGFNNVEEAEDGADALNKLRSGGFDFVISDWNMPNMDGLELLQAIRADGALSKLPVLMVTAEAKKENIIAAAQAGASGYVVKPFTAATLEEKLSKIFEKLGM, encoded by the coding sequence ATGGCTGATAAAGAACTCAGATTTTTAGTAGTGGATGATTTTTCGACAATGCGCCGTATTGTTCGAAATCTACTAAAAGAACTGGGCTTCAACAATGTGGAAGAAGCGGAGGATGGCGCTGATGCTCTGAACAAACTTCGTTCAGGCGGTTTCGATTTTGTCATTTCTGACTGGAACATGCCTAATATGGACGGATTGGAACTGTTACAGGCTATCCGTGCCGACGGCGCGCTTTCCAAGCTCCCAGTGTTGATGGTAACCGCTGAAGCAAAGAAAGAGAATATTATTGCTGCAGCACAGGCTGGTGCCAGCGGTTATGTTGTTAAACCGTTTACTGCCGCTACGCTTGAAGAAAAGCTGAGTAAGATTTTCGAAAAGCTTGGTATGTAA
- a CDS encoding methyl-accepting chemotaxis protein, whose product MDMKMMSKSEQQGKTGILGNLGLVPLFVIILGGIMLLFALAIGTSSYFLVRANQSLDYVTQEIDVRLGLSNSSNHLRTARLLIIQAGAAVRVGDTDVFNNNLKQAEQRIAASKEAFKAYQNRSVKTDTDLAIDPELNKAYNDYLEKGIMPMLKAAKDGYFEEILTHESEEVRLLDDAYNKPLLKAIAFRTERAKALNSNAQYEAKMGYTLMAVSFAIAIVMTMLTFFFLRGTLIKPMNRLVQRIQRIAQGDLTQPDEIYGKNEIGILGYNIQQMQVSLVHTVSTVRDSADSIYQGTTEITAGNTDLSSRTEQQAAAIEQTAASMEQLTATVKQNSDNAHHASQLASNASGKAKQGGEIVENVVNTMNSISGSSRKISEITNVINSIAFQTNILALNAAVEAARAGEQGRGFAVVAGEVRSLAQRSAQAAKEIEGLISESVSLVHSGSELVDKAGQTMHEIVQAVTNVTDIMNEIASASDEQSRGITQVGQAISEMDSVTQQNAALVQQASAAAASLEEQAMVLTRAVSAFKLANAIHNTTPTRAPLTSKPLLATSATATAALGAKSGSDNWETF is encoded by the coding sequence ATGGATATGAAAATGATGTCAAAGTCTGAACAACAGGGTAAAACCGGCATACTGGGTAATCTTGGACTGGTGCCGTTATTTGTCATCATTCTGGGCGGCATTATGCTGTTGTTTGCCCTGGCTATCGGGACGTCCAGTTATTTTCTGGTGCGTGCTAATCAGAGTCTGGATTATGTCACTCAGGAAATTGACGTCCGTCTTGGGCTGTCAAACAGTTCGAACCATCTCAGAACAGCCCGTCTGTTGATTATTCAGGCTGGCGCTGCGGTGCGCGTTGGGGACACTGACGTATTCAACAACAACCTAAAACAGGCAGAACAGCGCATTGCCGCCTCGAAAGAGGCATTCAAAGCTTATCAAAACCGAAGCGTCAAAACCGATACGGATTTGGCGATCGACCCCGAGTTGAATAAAGCCTATAACGACTATCTTGAGAAAGGCATCATGCCGATGCTCAAGGCAGCTAAAGACGGCTATTTTGAAGAAATCCTGACGCACGAATCAGAAGAGGTTCGTCTTCTCGATGATGCCTATAACAAGCCATTACTGAAAGCCATTGCTTTTCGTACTGAACGAGCCAAAGCACTCAATAGTAATGCACAGTACGAGGCCAAAATGGGGTACACCCTGATGGCTGTCAGCTTCGCCATCGCGATTGTCATGACCATGCTCACCTTCTTCTTCTTGCGTGGTACGTTGATTAAGCCGATGAATCGCCTGGTGCAGCGTATCCAACGTATTGCTCAAGGTGACCTGACCCAACCGGACGAAATCTATGGTAAGAACGAAATCGGCATACTGGGTTACAATATCCAGCAAATGCAGGTATCGCTGGTGCATACCGTTTCCACCGTCCGTGACAGCGCAGATTCCATTTATCAGGGAACCACTGAGATAACCGCCGGCAACACCGACTTGTCTTCCCGTACTGAACAGCAAGCGGCAGCAATCGAGCAAACGGCTGCCAGCATGGAACAGTTGACCGCCACCGTCAAACAGAACTCCGATAACGCGCACCATGCCAGCCAACTGGCTTCCAATGCTTCAGGCAAGGCGAAGCAAGGGGGTGAGATTGTCGAAAATGTCGTTAATACCATGAACAGTATTTCCGGCAGCTCACGGAAAATTTCTGAAATCACGAATGTGATCAACAGTATTGCCTTCCAGACGAACATTCTGGCACTGAACGCCGCGGTAGAAGCAGCGCGTGCGGGTGAGCAAGGCCGAGGGTTTGCGGTAGTGGCCGGTGAAGTGCGTAGTCTGGCTCAGCGCAGTGCTCAGGCGGCCAAGGAAATCGAAGGGTTGATTTCTGAATCCGTTTCACTGGTTCACAGCGGCTCAGAGCTGGTGGATAAAGCCGGCCAAACTATGCACGAAATTGTTCAGGCCGTCACCAATGTGACTGATATTATGAATGAAATCGCTTCTGCATCGGATGAGCAAAGCCGCGGCATCACCCAGGTTGGTCAGGCAATTTCAGAGATGGATAGCGTCACGCAGCAGAATGCGGCGTTGGTGCAACAGGCTTCCGCTGCTGCTGCCTCACTCGAAGAGCAGGCAATGGTACTGACCCGTGCCGTATCAGCGTTCAAACTTGCCAACGCTATCCATAACACGACTCCCACTCGTGCCCCACTTACGTCGAAACCCTTGCTGGCGACATCGGCGACAGCAACCGCTGCGTTAGGTGCCAAATCCGGCAGCGATAATTGGGAAACCTTCTAA
- the cheA gene encoding chemotaxis protein CheA, protein MSAFYQTFFDEADELLADMEQHLLQLDPLAPDTEQMNAIFRAAHSIKGGAGTFGFTVLQETTHILENLLDGARRGEMRLSTDIINLFLETKDIMQDQLDAYKTAQEPNAESFEYICQALRQLALESKDNGTAGAAAPVKAAEAEQSVSAPSAAASAGGHSGLRIALTNLKESDIPQLLEELGNLGTVKDSVQTSNSVELTLDTSASEDDISAVLCFVLEPDQISFKSATGEAPVAQAAPVAAAEPVEDAPAVAPAQPAAPVAAAPAPAPAAKPAGGNNDAAKGRQKTGDTSIRVAVEKVDQLINLVGELVITQSMLAQRSSALDPVAHGDLLNSMGQLERNARDLQESVMSIRMMPMEYVFSRFPRLVRDLAAKLGKEVELTLQGSSTELDKSLIERIIDPLTHLVRNSLDHGIESPDKRIESGKPAVGNLTLSAEHQGGNICIEVIDDGAGLNRERILAKALSQGMAVSESMTDEDVGMLIFAPGFSTAEKVTDVSGRGVGMDVVKRNIQEMGGHVEIHFVKGKGTTIRILLPLTLAILDGMSVKVNDEVFILPLNAVMESLQPQSEDLYPLAGGERVLQVRGEYLPLIELYQVFDVAGAKTDATQGIVVILQSAGRRYALLVDQLIGQHQVVVKNLESNYRKVPGVSAATILGDGSVALIVDVSALQALYREKRVVETAA, encoded by the coding sequence ATGAGTGCTTTTTATCAAACATTTTTTGATGAAGCAGATGAATTGTTGGCGGACATGGAGCAGCATCTATTGCAACTTGATCCGTTAGCGCCCGATACGGAACAGATGAATGCCATATTTCGTGCTGCTCACTCGATTAAAGGGGGCGCGGGAACGTTTGGTTTCACTGTATTACAGGAAACTACTCATATACTAGAAAACCTGTTGGATGGTGCCAGACGCGGTGAAATGCGACTGAGCACTGACATTATCAACCTGTTTTTGGAAACCAAAGATATCATGCAGGATCAGTTGGATGCTTACAAAACCGCGCAAGAGCCCAACGCCGAAAGCTTTGAGTATATCTGCCAGGCTCTGCGCCAGCTTGCTCTGGAGTCCAAAGATAATGGCACTGCCGGAGCGGCCGCCCCTGTCAAAGCAGCAGAGGCTGAACAATCGGTTTCCGCACCCTCAGCCGCGGCGTCTGCTGGTGGCCACTCGGGATTGCGTATAGCCCTTACCAACCTGAAAGAATCGGATATTCCTCAGTTACTCGAAGAGCTGGGTAATCTCGGAACAGTCAAGGACTCCGTCCAGACTAGTAACAGTGTTGAACTGACGCTAGATACATCAGCCAGCGAAGATGATATCAGTGCTGTTCTGTGTTTTGTGCTGGAGCCCGATCAGATTAGCTTCAAGTCAGCTACCGGTGAGGCACCCGTAGCCCAAGCTGCACCTGTCGCTGCCGCCGAACCTGTCGAGGACGCTCCTGCGGTTGCACCAGCGCAGCCTGCTGCACCGGTTGCGGCTGCACCTGCACCTGCACCTGCGGCTAAGCCTGCTGGTGGCAATAATGATGCCGCTAAAGGCAGACAGAAAACAGGTGATACCAGTATCCGTGTAGCGGTGGAAAAAGTTGACCAGCTCATTAACCTGGTTGGCGAATTAGTTATTACTCAGTCTATGCTGGCTCAGCGTTCCAGTGCTCTTGATCCTGTTGCGCATGGCGACCTGCTCAATAGCATGGGGCAACTGGAAAGAAACGCCCGCGATCTGCAAGAGTCAGTGATGTCCATCCGTATGATGCCGATGGAATATGTGTTCAGCCGTTTCCCGCGTCTGGTGCGCGACCTGGCGGCTAAATTGGGTAAAGAAGTTGAGCTGACTTTGCAAGGGAGTTCAACTGAACTGGATAAGAGCCTGATTGAACGCATCATTGACCCATTAACGCACCTTGTGCGTAACAGTCTTGATCACGGTATTGAGTCACCCGATAAGCGTATTGAATCAGGTAAGCCTGCGGTAGGGAACCTGACGCTGTCCGCGGAACATCAGGGCGGCAATATTTGCATCGAAGTGATTGACGATGGTGCTGGTCTGAATCGTGAACGTATTCTGGCCAAAGCGTTGTCCCAGGGGATGGCTGTCAGTGAAAGCATGACTGACGAAGATGTCGGTATGCTGATCTTTGCTCCAGGTTTTTCTACTGCAGAGAAAGTGACTGATGTGTCAGGCCGTGGCGTGGGTATGGATGTGGTGAAACGGAATATTCAGGAAATGGGTGGCCATGTTGAAATCCATTTCGTGAAAGGTAAAGGAACGACAATTCGCATTCTGCTGCCGCTGACACTGGCCATACTTGATGGGATGTCAGTCAAGGTTAACGATGAAGTCTTTATTCTGCCACTTAACGCCGTGATGGAATCTCTGCAGCCTCAGTCTGAGGATTTGTATCCTCTGGCAGGGGGAGAGCGAGTGTTGCAGGTTCGTGGCGAATATCTGCCACTGATTGAGCTGTATCAGGTATTCGATGTCGCTGGAGCAAAAACGGATGCCACTCAGGGTATCGTCGTTATTCTGCAGAGTGCTGGCCGTCGTTATGCCTTGCTGGTTGACCAGTTGATTGGTCAGCATCAGGTTGTTGTGAAAAACTTGGAAAGCAACTACCGCAAGGTGCCAGGCGTTTCAGCCGCAACTATTTTGGGTGATGGTAGCGTAGCGCTGATTGTGGATGTTTCTGCGTTGCAGGCGCTTTATCGGGAAAAGCGTGTGGTTGAAACCGCAGCTTAA
- the motB gene encoding flagellar motor protein MotB: MKHQHPIIRKKRKSGHAAHHGGSWKIAYADFMTAMMALFLVMWLIAISSPSQLAQIAEYFRTPLKIAITSGPKISDASNPIPGGGSDPTQQEGDVKRQIDTMDGRLEEIKLNKLRERLDQLIEADPRLRALRPHLLIEMVDEGLRIQIIDSNNRPMFKTGSAQVEPYMSDILRAIAPILNDIPNKISLSGHTDDAQYAMGERGYSNWELSADRANASRRELIAGGLADGKVLRVVGMADTMNLKQAKGGSDAINRRISLVVLNKQAQENIERENAESSAVNIDKIENLQNMGMDKAKPVTAPADNGNSTATPQPETNGTPVSGSTVAPVQAPATAAPAPGANGSSATSRRQPTTALPAAPDSQATPSSTSRDSQQR, encoded by the coding sequence ATGAAACACCAGCATCCCATTATCCGCAAAAAACGTAAATCGGGACATGCCGCTCACCATGGTGGTTCATGGAAGATTGCTTATGCTGACTTCATGACCGCTATGATGGCGCTTTTTTTGGTCATGTGGTTGATTGCCATTTCCTCGCCTTCCCAGTTGGCTCAGATTGCTGAGTATTTCCGTACACCACTAAAAATTGCTATTACATCTGGTCCGAAGATTAGTGATGCTTCCAACCCTATCCCTGGTGGCGGTTCTGACCCCACACAGCAGGAAGGGGATGTGAAGCGGCAGATTGATACAATGGATGGGCGTCTTGAAGAAATTAAGCTGAATAAATTGCGGGAACGACTCGATCAATTGATTGAAGCGGATCCGCGCCTCAGAGCATTAAGGCCGCATCTGTTGATTGAAATGGTTGATGAAGGTTTGCGCATCCAGATTATTGATAGTAACAATCGCCCCATGTTTAAGACGGGGAGTGCGCAAGTCGAGCCTTACATGAGTGATATTTTGCGAGCCATCGCGCCGATTTTAAATGATATTCCCAATAAGATCAGTTTATCGGGCCATACTGATGATGCGCAGTATGCGATGGGAGAGCGTGGCTATAGTAACTGGGAGCTTTCAGCTGATCGTGCTAATGCTTCCCGGCGTGAGTTAATTGCGGGCGGACTGGCCGATGGCAAAGTTTTGCGTGTTGTGGGTATGGCTGACACGATGAATTTGAAGCAGGCGAAAGGCGGCAGTGATGCCATCAACCGGCGAATCAGTCTGGTTGTCCTGAATAAGCAGGCTCAGGAGAATATCGAACGTGAGAATGCTGAAAGCAGTGCAGTAAACATTGATAAAATAGAAAATTTACAAAACATGGGGATGGATAAAGCCAAGCCAGTTACCGCGCCTGCCGATAACGGTAACAGTACGGCTACACCACAACCCGAAACCAATGGGACGCCTGTATCTGGCTCAACTGTGGCTCCTGTTCAGGCACCCGCAACAGCGGCGCCTGCGCCGGGAGCGAACGGCTCATCGGCAACAAGCCGTCGGCAGCCTACGACAGCTTTGCCAGCAGCACCTGATAGCCAGGCGACACCTTCTTCAACAAGCCGCGATTCACAGCAGAGGTGA
- the cheW gene encoding chemotaxis protein CheW — MTGLANVTKLAGETVGQEFLIFTLGDEEYGVDILKVQEIRGYDQVTRIANTPEFIKGVTNLRGVIVPIVDLRIKFMQQEVEYDDNTVVIVLNLGQRVVGIVVDGVSDVLSLTAEQIRPAPEFAVTLSTEYLTGLGSLGERMLILVDIERLLSSEEMALVDSVMKV; from the coding sequence ATGACTGGACTTGCAAATGTCACAAAATTAGCAGGCGAGACAGTAGGTCAGGAATTTTTGATTTTCACGCTGGGTGATGAAGAATACGGCGTGGATATTTTGAAGGTTCAAGAAATTCGCGGTTACGATCAAGTTACCCGTATTGCCAATACCCCAGAGTTTATTAAAGGTGTAACCAACCTGCGTGGCGTTATCGTGCCAATTGTCGATCTGCGCATCAAATTCATGCAGCAGGAAGTCGAGTATGATGACAATACCGTTGTTATCGTATTGAACCTGGGACAGCGTGTTGTGGGCATCGTGGTTGATGGCGTTTCTGATGTTCTGTCCCTGACGGCTGAACAAATTCGCCCGGCACCGGAGTTTGCTGTAACACTGTCAACAGAATACCTCACCGGACTGGGTTCGCTGGGGGAACGCATGTTGATTCTGGTAGATATTGAAAGGCTACTCAGTAGCGAAGAAATGGCGCTAGTTGATAGCGTCATGAAGGTTTGA